The Ptiloglossa arizonensis isolate GNS036 chromosome 13, iyPtiAriz1_principal, whole genome shotgun sequence genome window below encodes:
- the Aldh7a1 gene encoding aldehyde dehydrogenase 7 family member A1 isoform X1: MFRLLSRNTSYVSELQMARYLVTDSQYGFLKQLGLTTENPGLYDGEWRGSGEIIESISPTTGEIIAKVRTSTTQEVNDAITKAHEAWPQWATLPAPARGELVRQIGEELRNNLKPLGQLVSLEMGKILAEGIGEIQEFIDICDYAVGLSRMLSGSIFPSERKNHALLEKWNPVGVIGVISAFNFPVAVYGWNSAIAMVCGNTIVWKGAPTTPLVSIATTKIIASVLERHGVPGSVASLVTGGSDIGETIVNDARIPVVSFTGSTNIGRKVALKVQERFGKSLLELGGNNALIVAQDANLEMAVRAAVFSCVGTAGQRCTTTRRLILHNEIKDEFLGKLKKAYESILGRIGDPLKNNTLYGPLHSQRAVDDYKNAIDKALTSGGTIEFGGKQIDRPGFYVEPTIISGLLPDAEIVQKETFAPIVYIFEVNSLEDAIALNNSVKQGLSSSLFTKSMENISQWISPCGSDCGIINVNIGTSGAEIGGAFGGEKATGGGRESGSDAWKHYVRRATITINYGNELPLAQGIKFE; the protein is encoded by the exons ATGTTTCGCTTATTGTCTAGAAATACTAGTTACGTTTCTGAGTTACAGATGGCAAGGTACTTGGTGACTGATTCGCAATATGGATTTTTAAAACAATTAGGTCTTACAACAGAGAACCCAGGTCTTTATGATGGAGAATGGAGAGGATCTGGCGAG ATTATAGAATCTATTTCACCAACGACTGGCGAAATAATAGCGAAAGTTCGAACGTCAACTACACAGGAAGTAAACGATGCTATTACAAAGGCACATGAAGCATGGCCACAGTGGGCAACATTACCAGCACCTGCGAGAGGAGAATTAGTACGGCAAATTGGGGAGGAActtagaaataatttaaaaccaTTAGGACAATTAGTGTCCTTAGAAATGG ggAAAATATTAGCTGAAGGTATTGGAGAGATTCAGGAGTTCATTGACATATGTGATTATGCTGTTGGCTTATCTAGAATGCTATCTGGCAGTATATTTCCATCAGAAAGAAAAAATCATGCACTTCTAGAGAAATGGAATCCCGTTGGAGTTATTGGAGTTATTTCTGCAtttaattttcctgttgca GTGTATGGCTGGAACAGTGCAATAGCAATGGTTTGTGGGAATACAATAGTTTGGAAAGGAGCACCTACTACTCCTTTGGTATCTATTGCAACTactaaaataatcgcaagtgtATTAGAGCGACATGGTGTACcaggttctgttgcatctttggTAACAGGTGGGTCAGACATTGGTGAAACTATTGTCAATGATGCACG TATACCAGTCGTTTCATTTACTGGGAGTACTAACATTGGAAGAAAAGTGGCTCTTAAAGTTCAAGAACGTTTTGGAAAATCTCTGTTAGAGTTAGGAGGTAACAATGCATTAATAG TTGCCCAAGATGCAAATTTGGAAATGGCAGTCAGGGCGGCAGTGTTCTCTTGTGTGGGAACAGCAGGACAAAGGTGTACTACTACTAGAAGATTAATTCTTCACAATGAAATAAAAGATGAATTTCTAG GAAAATTAAAGAAAGCGTACGAGAGTATTTTAGGGCGGATAGGAGATCCGTTAAAGAATAATACATTGTATGGACCATTGCATAGTCAACGTGCAGTAGACGACTACAAG AATGCTATAGATAAAGCTTTAACGAGCGGTGGTACAATTGAATTTGGTGGAAAGCAAATAGACAGACCTGGCTTTTATGTAGAACCAACAATTATTTCTGGTTTATTACCTGACGCCGAGATAGTTCAAAAAGAGACTTTCGCACCGATCGTATATATTTTCGAAGTAAATTCTTTAGAAGATGCTATTGCTCTTAATAATAGCGTAAAACAAGGACTCAGTAGTTCTCTATTTACTAAAAGtatggaaaatatttctcaG TGGATCAGTCCCTGTGGCTCTGATTGTGgaataataaatgttaataTTGGAACTAGTGGTGCAGAAATAGGTGGTGCATTTGGAGGAGAGAAAGCCACAGGCGGTGGTCGTGAGAGTGGAAGCGATGCATGGAAACATTATGTGCGACGTGCAACTATCACAATTAATTATGGAAATGAATTGCCATTGGCTCAGGGAATCAAGTTTGAATAG
- the LOC143153994 gene encoding rRNA N(6)-adenosine-methyltransferase Mettl5-like, which produces MASMQLRELEEYLQQLDGFDKPKILLEQYSTSAHIASRMLYTAQSQFDDIERRTVADLGCGCGILSLGAQMLGANHVIGFEIDSEALQIQTKNCSDIELFVEAVQCNVLQYLPGKFEKYFDTVIMNPPFGTKHNAGTDTKFLEIATKLASNTVYSLHKTSTRNYILQKAAHFGAKGKVIAELRYDLPKAYKFHKKASVDVQVDFIRFELNH; this is translated from the exons ATGGCTAGTATGCAACTTCGTGAATTAGAAGAATATCTACAGCAATTGGATGGATTCGATAAGCCAAAAATATTACTTGAACAGTACTCTACTAGTGCACATATTGCATCGCGTATGTTATATACTGCCCAGTCCCAATTTGATGACATAGAACGACGTACAGTAGCTGATTTAGGCTGTGGGTGTGGTATTTTGTCGCTTGGGGCACAAATGCTTGGAGCAAATCATGTAATTGGTTTTGAAATAGACTCTGAAGCACTTCAAATTCAAACTAAAAATTGCAGTGATATAGAACTATTTGTAGAAGCTGTGCAATGCAATGTACTGCAGTACCTACCAG gaaaattcgaaaaatacttTGATACAGTGATAATGAATCCACCTTTTGGAACAAAGCATAATGCAGGTACAGATACAAAGTTTCTAGAAATTGCAACCAAACTTGCATCAAATACTGTGTATTCTTTGCACAAGACAAGTACGCGTAATTACATTCTCCAAAAAGCTGCACATTTTGGAGCCAAAGGAAAAGTTATTGCAGAATTGAGATACGATCTACCAAAAGCatacaaatttcataaaaaagcTTCTGTCGACGTTCAGGTGGATTTTATACGATTTGAATTAaatcattaa
- the LOC143153995 gene encoding SOSS complex subunit C-like — protein MAFSQSNSRELQNRKILEELQLKKQMLLKQGVAPTLNTSLAVTSTGSPSSLPTTQPTDGVAMSASQRAALHNAHAASSGYFVTQDSSFGNLILPVLPRFDTK, from the exons atggctttttCACAATCGAATTCAAGAG AATTACAAAACAGAAAAATCTTAGAAGAATTGCAACTGAAGAAGCAGATGCTATTAAAGCAAGGTGTAGCACCAACATTGAACACTTCGTTAGCCGTTACATCAACAGGTTCCCCTTCTAGTTTG CCTACGACACAACCTACTGATGGTGTTGCAATGAGTGCATCGCAAAGAGCTGCCTTGCATAATGCACACGCAGCCTCGTCAGGATATTTTGTGACACAGGACTCTTCTTTTGGCAATCTAATTTTACCTGTTCTTCCCAGGTTTGATACTAAATGA
- the Aldh7a1 gene encoding aldehyde dehydrogenase 7 family member A1 isoform X2, which produces MARYLVTDSQYGFLKQLGLTTENPGLYDGEWRGSGEIIESISPTTGEIIAKVRTSTTQEVNDAITKAHEAWPQWATLPAPARGELVRQIGEELRNNLKPLGQLVSLEMGKILAEGIGEIQEFIDICDYAVGLSRMLSGSIFPSERKNHALLEKWNPVGVIGVISAFNFPVAVYGWNSAIAMVCGNTIVWKGAPTTPLVSIATTKIIASVLERHGVPGSVASLVTGGSDIGETIVNDARIPVVSFTGSTNIGRKVALKVQERFGKSLLELGGNNALIVAQDANLEMAVRAAVFSCVGTAGQRCTTTRRLILHNEIKDEFLGKLKKAYESILGRIGDPLKNNTLYGPLHSQRAVDDYKNAIDKALTSGGTIEFGGKQIDRPGFYVEPTIISGLLPDAEIVQKETFAPIVYIFEVNSLEDAIALNNSVKQGLSSSLFTKSMENISQWISPCGSDCGIINVNIGTSGAEIGGAFGGEKATGGGRESGSDAWKHYVRRATITINYGNELPLAQGIKFE; this is translated from the exons ATGGCAAGGTACTTGGTGACTGATTCGCAATATGGATTTTTAAAACAATTAGGTCTTACAACAGAGAACCCAGGTCTTTATGATGGAGAATGGAGAGGATCTGGCGAG ATTATAGAATCTATTTCACCAACGACTGGCGAAATAATAGCGAAAGTTCGAACGTCAACTACACAGGAAGTAAACGATGCTATTACAAAGGCACATGAAGCATGGCCACAGTGGGCAACATTACCAGCACCTGCGAGAGGAGAATTAGTACGGCAAATTGGGGAGGAActtagaaataatttaaaaccaTTAGGACAATTAGTGTCCTTAGAAATGG ggAAAATATTAGCTGAAGGTATTGGAGAGATTCAGGAGTTCATTGACATATGTGATTATGCTGTTGGCTTATCTAGAATGCTATCTGGCAGTATATTTCCATCAGAAAGAAAAAATCATGCACTTCTAGAGAAATGGAATCCCGTTGGAGTTATTGGAGTTATTTCTGCAtttaattttcctgttgca GTGTATGGCTGGAACAGTGCAATAGCAATGGTTTGTGGGAATACAATAGTTTGGAAAGGAGCACCTACTACTCCTTTGGTATCTATTGCAACTactaaaataatcgcaagtgtATTAGAGCGACATGGTGTACcaggttctgttgcatctttggTAACAGGTGGGTCAGACATTGGTGAAACTATTGTCAATGATGCACG TATACCAGTCGTTTCATTTACTGGGAGTACTAACATTGGAAGAAAAGTGGCTCTTAAAGTTCAAGAACGTTTTGGAAAATCTCTGTTAGAGTTAGGAGGTAACAATGCATTAATAG TTGCCCAAGATGCAAATTTGGAAATGGCAGTCAGGGCGGCAGTGTTCTCTTGTGTGGGAACAGCAGGACAAAGGTGTACTACTACTAGAAGATTAATTCTTCACAATGAAATAAAAGATGAATTTCTAG GAAAATTAAAGAAAGCGTACGAGAGTATTTTAGGGCGGATAGGAGATCCGTTAAAGAATAATACATTGTATGGACCATTGCATAGTCAACGTGCAGTAGACGACTACAAG AATGCTATAGATAAAGCTTTAACGAGCGGTGGTACAATTGAATTTGGTGGAAAGCAAATAGACAGACCTGGCTTTTATGTAGAACCAACAATTATTTCTGGTTTATTACCTGACGCCGAGATAGTTCAAAAAGAGACTTTCGCACCGATCGTATATATTTTCGAAGTAAATTCTTTAGAAGATGCTATTGCTCTTAATAATAGCGTAAAACAAGGACTCAGTAGTTCTCTATTTACTAAAAGtatggaaaatatttctcaG TGGATCAGTCCCTGTGGCTCTGATTGTGgaataataaatgttaataTTGGAACTAGTGGTGCAGAAATAGGTGGTGCATTTGGAGGAGAGAAAGCCACAGGCGGTGGTCGTGAGAGTGGAAGCGATGCATGGAAACATTATGTGCGACGTGCAACTATCACAATTAATTATGGAAATGAATTGCCATTGGCTCAGGGAATCAAGTTTGAATAG